One region of Carbonactinospora thermoautotrophica genomic DNA includes:
- a CDS encoding purine-cytosine permease family protein: protein MSETTTDAPPIEEPPRQARRRYARLVADETREDYSLRYVPHSFRRWSPLLVASTALGGIAYLADYAIGASIVMNHGFTNAVAAILTAAVVIFLTGIPIARACARYGVDMDLLTRGAGFGYFGSTLTSLIYASFTFIFFALEGSIMAQAFREAVGLPLPVGYLITTLIIIPFVVYGMTALAKLQAWTQPLWIVGLILPFVILAVTSPQKFAEFTSFGGTHGAGSGFTLTGFGLGAGVALSLIAQIGEQADYLRFMPAETETNRRRWWAAVLAAGPGWVVIGAVKQLGGAFLAFCALAAVGPAAALEPIAPYVESLRPWLGEFALPFAALFVIVSQLKINVTNAYSGSLSWSNFFSRVTHRHPGRVWFIFLNCGIALLLMELGMFEVLNTLLGFYSNVAIAWIGAVCADLVINKPLGLSPRYIEFKRAYLYPVNPAGFGAMVVASIVSIAAFFGAFGELAQAFSPFLALLIAMTLCPVVAWATKGRYYLARPNLVSGPEAENAGERTTRTCVVCQTDYELPDVADCPFHAGAICSLCCSLDSDCHDACTRSSSGVSSGEKVPAPRQHA from the coding sequence ATGTCTGAGACCACGACCGACGCACCACCGATTGAAGAGCCGCCACGCCAGGCGCGTCGCCGCTATGCGCGGCTCGTCGCCGATGAGACGCGCGAGGACTACTCCCTGCGCTACGTGCCGCACTCCTTCCGGCGTTGGTCGCCTTTGCTGGTCGCCTCGACGGCGCTGGGCGGCATCGCCTATCTCGCGGACTACGCCATCGGCGCCAGCATCGTGATGAACCACGGCTTCACCAACGCGGTGGCCGCTATCCTCACCGCGGCCGTGGTGATCTTCCTGACCGGAATCCCGATCGCGCGGGCCTGTGCCCGCTACGGCGTGGACATGGATCTTCTCACGCGCGGCGCCGGGTTCGGCTATTTCGGTTCCACGCTGACCTCGCTGATCTACGCCAGCTTCACCTTCATCTTCTTCGCGCTGGAAGGGTCGATCATGGCCCAGGCCTTCCGGGAGGCCGTGGGCCTGCCGCTGCCCGTGGGGTACCTGATCACCACGTTGATCATCATCCCCTTCGTCGTCTACGGGATGACGGCCCTGGCGAAGCTGCAGGCCTGGACCCAGCCGCTGTGGATCGTCGGGCTGATCCTTCCGTTCGTCATCCTGGCCGTCACCAGCCCGCAGAAGTTCGCCGAATTCACCTCCTTCGGGGGCACGCACGGGGCAGGGTCCGGGTTCACGCTCACCGGCTTCGGACTCGGCGCGGGCGTGGCGCTGTCCCTCATCGCGCAGATCGGCGAGCAGGCCGACTACCTGCGCTTCATGCCGGCTGAAACCGAGACGAACCGGCGCCGGTGGTGGGCGGCCGTGCTCGCGGCCGGCCCAGGGTGGGTGGTCATCGGCGCGGTCAAGCAGCTCGGCGGCGCCTTCCTCGCCTTCTGCGCCCTCGCCGCCGTCGGCCCGGCCGCGGCGCTGGAACCCATCGCCCCGTACGTCGAGTCGCTGCGGCCCTGGCTGGGCGAATTCGCGCTGCCGTTCGCCGCGCTGTTCGTCATCGTCTCCCAGCTCAAAATCAACGTGACGAACGCCTATTCCGGCTCGCTGTCCTGGTCGAACTTCTTCTCCCGCGTCACCCACCGCCACCCGGGCCGTGTCTGGTTCATTTTCCTCAATTGCGGCATCGCCCTGCTCCTGATGGAACTGGGCATGTTCGAGGTGCTCAACACGCTGCTCGGCTTTTACTCCAATGTCGCCATCGCCTGGATCGGGGCGGTCTGCGCGGACTTGGTCATCAACAAGCCGCTCGGTCTCAGCCCCCGCTACATCGAGTTCAAGCGGGCCTATCTGTACCCTGTCAACCCGGCCGGGTTCGGTGCCATGGTCGTCGCCTCGATCGTATCCATCGCCGCGTTCTTCGGCGCCTTCGGCGAACTGGCCCAGGCCTTCAGCCCCTTCCTCGCCCTGCTCATCGCCATGACGCTCTGCCCTGTAGTGGCGTGGGCCACCAAGGGCCGCTACTACCTGGCCCGGCCGAACCTCGTCTCCGGCCCCGAAGCCGAAAACGCGGGCGAACGCACCACGCGCACCTGCGTGGTCTGCCAGACCGACTACGAACTGCCCGACGTCGCCGACTGCCCCTTCCACGCCGGAGCGATCTGCTCGCTGTGCTGCAGCCTGGACTCGGACTGCCACGACGCTTGCACCCGCTCGTCGTCCGGAGTGTCTTCCGGGGAGAAAGTGCCTGCCCCGCGTCAGCACGCTTGA
- the ureG gene encoding urease accessory protein UreG → MDPWEPPVVRHLGASPRIGIGGPVGSGKTALVAALCRALAGRLRLGVVTNDIYTTEDAEFLRRAGVLDDDRIVAVRTGCCPHTAIRDDIAANLDAIEELETRHGPLDLVLVESGGDNLTAMFSRGLVDRQIFVLDVAGGDKVPRKGGPGVTLSDLLVINKTDLAPLVGADLAVMARDAEAVREGRPVLFTSLAEDPYASAVAAWVREVLVELNERAA, encoded by the coding sequence GTGGACCCCTGGGAGCCGCCGGTCGTGCGGCACCTCGGGGCCAGCCCCCGCATCGGCATCGGCGGGCCGGTCGGGTCGGGCAAGACGGCTCTCGTCGCGGCACTGTGCCGGGCGCTGGCCGGGCGGTTGCGGCTCGGGGTGGTGACCAACGACATCTACACCACCGAGGACGCCGAGTTCCTGCGCCGGGCCGGGGTCCTCGACGACGACCGGATCGTGGCCGTACGCACCGGCTGCTGCCCGCACACCGCGATCCGGGACGACATCGCCGCCAACCTGGACGCGATCGAGGAGCTGGAGACCCGGCACGGTCCGCTCGACCTGGTGCTCGTCGAGAGCGGCGGGGACAACCTGACCGCGATGTTCAGCCGCGGCCTGGTGGACCGCCAGATCTTCGTGCTGGACGTCGCCGGAGGCGACAAGGTGCCGCGTAAAGGAGGCCCCGGAGTAACGCTCTCGGACCTGCTCGTGATCAACAAGACGGACCTCGCGCCGCTGGTCGGGGCGGACCTGGCCGTGATGGCGCGGGACGCCGAGGCGGTCCGCGAGGGCAGGCCGGTGCTGTTCACCTCGCTGGCCGAGGACCCGTACGCGAGCGCCGTGGCCGCCTGGGTGCGGGAGGTGCTCGTCGAGCTGAACGAGCGTGCCGCGTGA
- a CDS encoding urease subunit beta encodes MSAAPRDPESAAVPGEVLVAAEPVELNAGRPRVTLVVVNTGDRPIQVGSHYHFAAANPALEFDRAVAWGHRLDVPAGTSVRFEPGVPREVRLVPLAGRRRVPGLRGELAGPLDSGPPQGQGRAARTER; translated from the coding sequence ATGAGCGCCGCGCCGAGGGATCCTGAGTCGGCCGCCGTGCCGGGTGAGGTACTGGTGGCCGCCGAGCCGGTGGAACTCAACGCGGGCCGCCCGCGCGTCACGCTGGTGGTCGTCAACACCGGGGACCGCCCGATACAGGTCGGCTCGCACTACCACTTCGCCGCCGCCAATCCCGCTCTGGAGTTCGACCGGGCCGTGGCCTGGGGCCACCGGCTGGATGTTCCGGCGGGCACGTCGGTCCGGTTCGAGCCCGGTGTGCCCCGGGAGGTACGACTGGTGCCGCTCGCGGGGCGGCGGCGAGTGCCGGGGCTGCGCGGCGAACTCGCCGGTCCGCTCGACAGCGGACCGCCGCAGGGTCAGGGCCGCGCCGCAAGGACGGAGCGCTGA
- a CDS encoding urease subunit alpha, whose amino-acid sequence MSSLDRAAYAKLYGPTVGDRIRLADTNLLIEITEDRCGGPGRAGDEAVFGGGKVIRESMGQGVATRADGAPDLVITGAVILDHWGVVKADVGIRDGRITALGKAGNPDTMDGVDPKLVIGPSTEVIAGNGLILTAGAVDSHVHLICPQQLSEALAAGVTTVIGGGTGPAEGTKATTVTPGAWYLARMLEALDDWPVNVALLGKGNTVSVDGLWEQLRGGASGFKLHEDWGSTPAAIDTCLRVADAAGVQVAIHTDTLNEAGFVESTLAAIGSRTIHAYHTEGAGGGHAPDIITVAGQPNVLPSSTNPTRPHTVNTLDEHLDMLMVCHHLNPSIPEDLAFAESRIRPTTMAAEDVLHDLGAISMIGSDSQAMGRIGETIVRTWQTAHVMKERRGALPGDGPADNARAMRYVAKYTICPAVAHGLDAEVGSVEVGKLADLVLWRPALFGVRPHLVLKGGVIAYAAMGDAGASIPTPQPVLARPMWGSAPAVASATSVHFVAPAALEDGLPDRLAVRRRLVPVRDVRRLTKTDMPRNDALPRIEVNPDTFEVTVDGERIEPEPASRLPMTQRYFLF is encoded by the coding sequence ATGAGTTCCCTGGATCGGGCCGCGTACGCGAAGCTGTACGGCCCCACAGTCGGGGACCGGATCCGGCTCGCGGACACCAACCTGCTGATCGAGATCACTGAGGATCGTTGCGGCGGACCAGGGCGAGCCGGTGACGAAGCCGTCTTCGGCGGCGGCAAGGTGATCCGGGAGTCGATGGGCCAGGGCGTGGCCACCCGGGCGGACGGCGCGCCCGACCTGGTGATCACCGGTGCGGTGATCCTCGACCACTGGGGGGTCGTCAAGGCCGACGTCGGGATACGTGACGGCCGCATCACGGCGCTGGGCAAGGCCGGTAATCCGGACACCATGGACGGTGTCGACCCGAAGCTGGTCATCGGCCCGTCCACCGAGGTGATCGCCGGCAACGGGCTGATCCTCACCGCGGGGGCGGTCGACAGCCACGTCCACCTGATCTGCCCGCAGCAGTTGTCCGAGGCGCTCGCCGCGGGCGTGACCACGGTGATCGGCGGCGGTACCGGTCCCGCGGAGGGGACCAAGGCCACGACGGTCACGCCCGGGGCGTGGTACCTGGCACGGATGCTGGAGGCGCTCGACGACTGGCCGGTCAACGTGGCCCTGCTCGGCAAGGGCAACACGGTCTCGGTCGACGGGCTGTGGGAGCAGCTTCGCGGCGGAGCCAGCGGCTTCAAGCTGCACGAGGACTGGGGTTCGACCCCGGCGGCGATCGACACCTGCCTGCGGGTCGCCGATGCCGCCGGTGTGCAGGTGGCGATCCATACCGACACCCTCAACGAGGCCGGGTTCGTGGAATCGACCCTGGCCGCGATCGGGTCGCGGACCATCCACGCCTACCACACCGAAGGCGCCGGCGGTGGGCACGCGCCGGACATCATCACCGTGGCCGGCCAGCCCAATGTGCTTCCGTCGTCGACCAATCCGACCCGCCCGCATACGGTGAACACCCTCGACGAGCACCTGGACATGCTCATGGTGTGCCACCACCTCAACCCGTCCATCCCCGAGGACCTGGCTTTCGCCGAATCCCGGATCCGGCCCACCACGATGGCGGCCGAGGACGTGCTGCACGACCTCGGCGCGATCTCGATGATCGGCTCGGACTCCCAGGCGATGGGCCGGATCGGGGAGACGATCGTGAGAACCTGGCAGACCGCGCACGTGATGAAGGAACGGCGGGGCGCGCTGCCCGGTGACGGGCCGGCCGACAACGCACGCGCGATGCGGTACGTGGCCAAGTACACCATCTGCCCGGCCGTGGCCCACGGCCTGGACGCCGAGGTCGGCTCGGTGGAGGTCGGCAAGCTCGCCGACCTGGTGCTGTGGCGGCCGGCCCTGTTCGGCGTCCGGCCGCACCTGGTCCTCAAGGGCGGGGTGATCGCGTACGCGGCGATGGGCGACGCCGGCGCCTCCATCCCGACGCCGCAACCGGTCCTGGCCCGCCCGATGTGGGGCTCGGCGCCGGCCGTCGCCTCGGCCACCTCGGTGCACTTCGTGGCCCCCGCGGCGCTGGAGGACGGGTTGCCGGACAGGCTCGCGGTACGGCGGCGCCTGGTGCCGGTCCGTGACGTGCGCCGGCTGACCAAGACGGATATGCCGCGCAATGACGCGCTGCCCCGCATCGAGGTGAACCCGGACACCTTCGAGGTGACCGTGGACGGGGAACGGATCGAACCGGAGCCGGCCAGCCGCCTGCCCATGACCCAGCGCTACTTCTTGTTTTGA
- a CDS encoding urease accessory protein UreF: MTGTTRPPDHPRTAALLLLADSRLPAGGHVHSGGLEAAVRAGLVTDLASLAGFLRGRLATVGRVSAAFAAAAVRLAGDPDAGAAAWAELDAELDARTPALPQRQASRTQGRSLLRIASAVHGPHALSALREGCGEAPHQAIAFGALAAQESVPPQAAAAAMALASVTGPASAAVRLLALDPVRVHALLARLAPEADAIAAAAASPCPPAALPDASAPLLDILAEHHTAQEGRLFAS; this comes from the coding sequence ATGACGGGCACGACCAGACCACCCGACCACCCCCGGACAGCCGCGCTGCTCCTGCTGGCCGACTCGCGGCTGCCCGCGGGCGGCCATGTCCATTCCGGTGGTCTGGAGGCGGCCGTGCGGGCCGGTCTGGTGACCGACCTCGCCTCGCTCGCCGGCTTCCTGCGCGGCCGTCTCGCCACCGTGGGTCGCGTGTCGGCGGCCTTCGCCGCCGCTGCCGTCCGCCTGGCCGGCGACCCCGACGCGGGAGCCGCCGCGTGGGCCGAACTGGACGCCGAGTTGGACGCGCGCACGCCGGCCCTGCCGCAGCGGCAGGCGTCCCGCACCCAGGGCCGCAGCCTGCTGCGGATCGCCTCGGCTGTCCACGGTCCGCACGCGCTCAGCGCGTTGCGGGAAGGCTGCGGCGAGGCACCACATCAGGCGATCGCCTTCGGCGCGCTGGCCGCGCAGGAGAGCGTACCGCCGCAGGCCGCCGCCGCCGCGATGGCGTTGGCCAGTGTGACCGGGCCCGCGAGCGCCGCGGTGCGGCTGCTCGCCCTCGACCCGGTCCGGGTCCATGCGCTGCTCGCCCGGCTCGCCCCTGAGGCGGACGCGATCGCCGCCGCCGCGGCCTCCCCCTGCCCGCCAGCGGCCCTGCCGGATGCGAGCGCGCCCCTGCTGGACATCCTGGCCGAACACCACACCGCACAGGAGGGACGGCTCTTTGCTTCCTGA
- a CDS encoding urease subunit gamma, translating to MHLTAREQEKLLVHVAADLAMKRRERGLRLNYPEAVAVLTAFVLEGARDGCSVADLMESGRRVLSREDVLEGVPEMLDMVQVEATFPDGTKLVTLHQPIP from the coding sequence ATGCACCTGACCGCCAGGGAACAGGAAAAGCTACTCGTGCACGTGGCCGCGGATCTCGCGATGAAACGCCGCGAGCGCGGCCTGCGGCTGAACTATCCGGAGGCCGTCGCGGTGCTCACGGCCTTCGTCTTGGAGGGCGCGCGTGACGGCTGTTCGGTCGCCGACCTGATGGAGTCCGGACGGCGGGTGCTCTCCCGCGAGGACGTGCTGGAAGGCGTACCGGAGATGCTGGACATGGTGCAGGTCGAGGCGACGTTCCCGGACGGCACCAAGCTCGTGACGCTGCACCAGCCGATCCCATGA